A part of Archangium lipolyticum genomic DNA contains:
- a CDS encoding immunity 21 family protein — protein MPWISSAGGPLVLLPKVLLPHWRGTYGVPSDYERACGVEGYVGVIEKAGGEMLVLGDEPLQTAVSALDGRPCLVRWVYAPSPGVAESTVAAMVPAQLRGPLESVAIRLEGSPLVLMDAGAPGEHPGDTLELELEPGAYRVHVYEFAPARDMKFLVYEFEPHTGW, from the coding sequence ATGCCGTGGATTTCCTCTGCCGGAGGACCCCTGGTGCTCCTCCCCAAGGTCTTGCTGCCGCACTGGCGGGGAACGTACGGGGTGCCTTCCGACTATGAGCGGGCCTGTGGCGTCGAGGGCTACGTGGGAGTCATCGAAAAGGCCGGGGGCGAGATGCTCGTGCTGGGCGACGAACCTCTCCAGACCGCGGTCTCCGCTCTGGACGGAAGGCCTTGCCTGGTGAGGTGGGTCTACGCGCCCTCGCCCGGTGTCGCGGAATCCACCGTGGCGGCGATGGTACCTGCCCAGCTTCGAGGTCCACTGGAGTCCGTTGCCATCCGACTGGAGGGCTCCCCTCTGGTCCTCATGGATGCCGGTGCCCCTGGCGAGCATCCCGGCGACACCCTCGAGCTGGAGTTGGAGCCCGGCGCCTATCGTGTCCACGTGTACGAGTTCGCTCCTGCCCGGGACATGAAGTTCCTCGTATATGAGTTCGAGCCGCATACGGGCTGGTGA
- a CDS encoding substrate-binding domain-containing protein: MWLASQFPVPRRIPAFPSHRFVFRSNSLQAQAAAAQAGYGIVLLPCFLAASYPGLVRVPFGPLPPEREVWILMRRDAARAPRVKAVGDHLFELFRDERTLLSGAQAQGE; encoded by the coding sequence GTGTGGCTCGCCAGCCAGTTCCCGGTGCCGCGCCGGATTCCCGCCTTTCCCAGCCACCGGTTCGTCTTCCGAAGCAACAGCCTCCAGGCTCAAGCGGCGGCCGCGCAGGCCGGATACGGCATCGTGCTGCTGCCCTGTTTCCTGGCCGCGAGCTACCCTGGCCTCGTGCGGGTCCCGTTCGGCCCGCTTCCGCCCGAGCGCGAGGTCTGGATATTGATGCGCCGCGACGCGGCACGGGCACCCCGGGTCAAGGCGGTGGGAGACCATCTGTTCGAGCTCTTCCGCGACGAGCGCACGCTGCTGTCCGGGGCCCAGGCGCAGGGGGAGTAG
- a CDS encoding NmrA family NAD(P)-binding protein, with product MNSSAPVLVTAATGRQGGATARALLAEGSTSVRVMVRSPDAPNAKALAAAGAEVVVGDLDDPRSLRAACAGARAVFSMQSPIVSATGVDYSKEREQGKNLVEAALAEGVGTFVHTATSGVGDHRNVEGWAEGLWKSHEDYWENKLATCELVRNAGFDGWTIILPATFMDQPMLDPACFADGRRLVTVIRTDRPIGLIAPEDIGKAAAAAINDPTRFKGVTLQLAGDLLTIPRIAEILSRLDGKEYVVQSGTVEEAVAAGLHPGVARGLTYMNVAPVLARPEIARSYGLSPMSFETWARQQRRMA from the coding sequence ATGAACAGCAGCGCTCCCGTTCTCGTAACCGCCGCCACAGGGCGACAGGGCGGCGCCACCGCCCGGGCTCTGCTGGCCGAAGGCAGCACATCCGTGCGGGTGATGGTGCGCAGCCCGGACGCGCCGAACGCGAAGGCCCTCGCGGCGGCCGGCGCCGAGGTGGTCGTCGGGGATCTCGACGATCCGCGGTCGCTGCGCGCCGCCTGCGCCGGGGCACGGGCGGTGTTCTCGATGCAGTCGCCCATCGTCTCCGCGACCGGCGTGGACTACAGCAAGGAGCGCGAGCAGGGGAAAAACCTCGTCGAGGCCGCGTTGGCCGAAGGCGTCGGCACGTTCGTGCACACCGCGACGTCGGGCGTCGGCGACCACCGTAACGTCGAGGGCTGGGCCGAGGGTCTCTGGAAGTCCCACGAGGACTACTGGGAGAACAAGCTCGCGACCTGCGAGCTCGTGCGCAACGCCGGCTTCGACGGCTGGACCATCATCCTGCCCGCCACCTTCATGGACCAACCCATGCTCGATCCCGCCTGCTTCGCCGACGGGCGGCGGCTGGTCACGGTGATCAGGACCGATCGGCCCATCGGGCTCATCGCCCCGGAGGACATCGGCAAGGCAGCCGCGGCGGCGATCAACGACCCCACCAGGTTCAAAGGTGTGACGCTGCAGCTCGCTGGCGACCTGCTCACGATTCCTCGGATCGCCGAGATCCTCTCGCGCCTCGACGGCAAGGAGTACGTCGTGCAGTCGGGCACGGTCGAGGAGGCCGTCGCCGCCGGCCTGCATCCCGGCGTGGCGCGGGGCCTGACGTACATGAACGTCGCCCCGGTGCTGGCACGGCCCGAGATCGCCCGCTCCTACGGTCTCTCGCCCATGAGCTTCGAGACGTGGGCCCGCCAGCAGCGAAGGATGGCCTGA
- a CDS encoding TetR/AcrR family transcriptional regulator has translation MDRVKTLRADGRRNRERILAAAAELVGREGAQASLEEIARRAGVGSATLHRHFPSRRALLEAVFRAGVAQLCERAAAQPGEDPSAELAAWLEELTVYTATHRGLAAALLAGPDGLSPEEICCTGMLLDVLKVLVTRASSVGALHADATAEDLILLANAIAVATEDDPTTASRLLRLALTGIRSENRNGTPSRPGRARAPTKK, from the coding sequence GTGGATCGTGTGAAGACGTTGCGAGCGGACGGCCGACGCAACCGGGAGCGGATCCTCGCCGCCGCCGCGGAGCTGGTCGGCAGGGAAGGCGCGCAGGCGTCGCTCGAGGAGATCGCGCGGCGGGCGGGGGTAGGTTCCGCGACCCTGCACCGGCACTTCCCGTCGCGGCGGGCGCTGTTGGAGGCGGTATTCCGCGCCGGTGTCGCGCAGCTCTGTGAGCGGGCAGCCGCGCAGCCGGGCGAGGACCCCAGCGCTGAGCTGGCCGCATGGCTCGAGGAGCTGACGGTTTACACCGCGACCCATCGCGGGCTTGCCGCTGCGCTGCTGGCCGGCCCGGATGGCCTCTCACCAGAAGAGATCTGCTGCACCGGCATGCTGCTCGACGTGTTGAAGGTTCTGGTGACACGCGCCTCGTCTGTGGGCGCGCTTCACGCCGACGCCACCGCGGAGGATCTGATACTCCTGGCGAACGCGATCGCCGTCGCCACCGAAGACGATCCGACCACCGCGAGCCGGTTGCTGCGCCTCGCGCTCACCGGCATACGGTCTGAAAACCGGAACGGTACCCCTTCTCGGCCGGGTCGGGCTCGGGCGCCGACGAAGAAGTAG
- the sitA5 gene encoding SitA5 family polymorphic toxin yields MALVGCGTASRAVRLDTGDGDAFVVTPRGGESPVQLRTGEFKESLAELARDVRPAANPLLHARRLMFDSFWHEEVYLKWTGQRLYLDSEAEATQSVPQVCLEMTRAYRLWCERQGRSRDCLSLLKEELVFGAEGRYALALEFALGSVWNETMDALKDMASPEAVRATLVSAMAIYMMLWVLPEPVSKGVAASLTVGLIAYLGVDTVWSLIQGWSLLVLEADRATTFTELREAGERFGRVLGKNSARVFVLLTTAAIGNTAGLAVKGPGLPGAVRATALAESQAGLQWAAVGEVGSVALSAEGTFTIALAPGAVAMSARPEGVSFPTGSTLEPGPHASESIPARGPGRDFTAAEREAVNEIGRKHGCHTCGTRNPGTKSGDFIPDHQPPSQLAPGQPQRLFPHCKACSLKQGGEVNAELRRK; encoded by the coding sequence GTGGCGCTCGTCGGGTGTGGCACCGCCTCCCGGGCCGTGCGCCTGGACACGGGTGACGGCGATGCCTTCGTCGTCACTCCACGTGGCGGCGAGTCGCCCGTGCAACTGCGCACGGGCGAGTTCAAGGAGTCACTGGCCGAGCTGGCGCGGGATGTACGGCCTGCCGCAAATCCCCTGCTACACGCCCGGCGGCTGATGTTCGACTCCTTCTGGCACGAGGAGGTCTACCTGAAGTGGACGGGGCAGCGCCTGTACCTGGATTCCGAGGCGGAAGCGACGCAGTCCGTCCCCCAGGTGTGTCTTGAAATGACGCGCGCCTACCGGCTCTGGTGCGAGCGCCAGGGCCGCTCCAGAGACTGCCTCTCGCTGCTGAAGGAAGAGCTCGTGTTCGGCGCGGAGGGCCGGTACGCCCTGGCCCTGGAGTTCGCCCTCGGCTCGGTGTGGAACGAGACAATGGACGCCTTGAAGGACATGGCCAGTCCAGAGGCAGTACGAGCCACCCTCGTGTCCGCTATGGCCATATACATGATGCTCTGGGTATTGCCCGAGCCGGTGAGCAAGGGCGTGGCGGCCAGCTTGACGGTCGGCCTCATCGCCTACTTGGGTGTGGACACCGTCTGGAGCCTCATCCAGGGCTGGAGTCTGCTGGTGTTGGAAGCGGATCGGGCTACCACCTTCACTGAGCTGCGTGAGGCGGGTGAGCGGTTTGGCCGGGTGCTTGGGAAGAACTCCGCGCGCGTCTTCGTCCTGCTGACGACGGCGGCGATTGGGAACACGGCGGGACTGGCGGTGAAGGGACCGGGATTGCCCGGTGCCGTGAGGGCCACGGCCCTGGCGGAGTCCCAGGCGGGCCTGCAGTGGGCCGCGGTGGGCGAGGTGGGCTCCGTGGCCCTGTCCGCCGAGGGGACCTTCACCATCGCTCTTGCCCCCGGTGCGGTGGCCATGTCGGCTCGCCCCGAAGGCGTAAGCTTCCCCACGGGAAGTACGCTCGAGCCTGGACCACATGCCTCGGAGTCGATCCCCGCCAGAGGGCCCGGGCGTGATTTCACGGCGGCGGAGCGCGAGGCCGTGAATGAAATCGGCAGGAAACACGGGTGCCACACGTGTGGCACCAGGAATCCTGGTACGAAGAGCGGCGATTTCATCCCGGATCATCAACCGCCCAGCCAACTGGCTCCGGGCCAGCCCCAACGACTCTTTCCCCACTGCAAGGCATGCAGCCTCAAGCAGGGAGGCGAGGTCAACGCGGAGCTGCGACGAAAGTGA